Proteins encoded by one window of Chondromyces crocatus:
- a CDS encoding cyclic GMP-AMP synthase DncV-like nucleotidyltransferase: MANVQKQFESFDETIKLRRYHENATLAEKRERILRRLSEGIKEQRNQGVDIPSYRDFNQGSYDIGTGVKPIGGGEYDIDVGIEFDLPTSDHTPVEVKKWVLRAVEDHTTSVEMRKSCVTVTYVEGGEPKYHVDLAVYSKAQRNPDGKMYLARGKEHSAKEHQEWSPSAPEELTDKINNRFIGDDGRQFRQAIRALKRWKDHRFSREGQSAPRGIALAVAALHWFTPATTMAEGDPQRDTLGALILFLDALLRQFSFTEDSQGERYPRLVVRCPVEPFDDLCARMTAEQMRQFHGRVETLLEALREAQSDPDPHTACMTLQREFGDDFPVPPKDDTGSPRRKAITHSGASG; encoded by the coding sequence ATGGCCAACGTACAGAAGCAATTCGAGTCGTTCGATGAGACCATCAAGCTGCGCAGGTACCACGAGAATGCGACTCTGGCAGAGAAGCGCGAGAGGATACTTCGTCGCCTGAGCGAAGGCATCAAGGAGCAGCGAAACCAAGGCGTCGACATCCCTTCCTATCGCGACTTCAATCAAGGCAGCTACGACATCGGAACGGGTGTAAAGCCTATCGGCGGAGGCGAATACGATATTGACGTCGGGATCGAATTCGATCTTCCGACGAGTGATCATACGCCTGTCGAGGTCAAGAAGTGGGTATTGAGGGCCGTCGAGGATCATACGACGAGCGTCGAGATGCGTAAGTCCTGCGTGACCGTGACCTACGTGGAGGGCGGGGAACCGAAGTATCACGTCGATCTCGCGGTGTACTCGAAGGCCCAGCGAAACCCGGACGGGAAGATGTATCTGGCCCGGGGGAAAGAACATTCCGCGAAGGAGCACCAGGAGTGGTCGCCATCGGCCCCTGAGGAGCTTACGGACAAGATCAACAATCGATTCATTGGGGACGATGGGCGACAGTTTCGTCAGGCCATCCGCGCCCTGAAGCGGTGGAAGGATCACCGATTCTCACGTGAGGGGCAGTCTGCTCCGCGTGGGATCGCGCTGGCGGTGGCTGCGCTTCACTGGTTCACGCCGGCGACGACGATGGCGGAGGGGGATCCTCAGCGTGATACCTTGGGTGCGCTGATCCTGTTTCTCGACGCATTGCTCCGTCAATTCAGTTTCACAGAAGACTCGCAAGGCGAGCGTTATCCGCGCCTCGTGGTCAGGTGCCCTGTGGAACCGTTCGACGATCTTTGCGCTCGCATGACGGCGGAGCAGATGCGCCAGTTTCACGGCCGTGTCGAGACGCTGCTCGAAGCGCTGCGTGAGGCGCAGAGCGACCCGGATCCGCACACGGCCTGTATGACGCTTCAGCGAGAATTCGGGGACG